The DNA window CCGGCGTGAACATGATGGAGTTCGTGAAGGCCTACAACGATCGCACCGCGGACATGCGCGGCAACATCGTCCCGGTCGAGATCACGGTCTACGAGGATCGCTCGTTCACCTTCATCACGAAGACCCCGCCGGCCGCAGAGCTCATCAAGAAGGCCGCCGGCCTCCAGAAGGGCTCCGCCGTCCCGCACACCGACAAGGTCGGCAAGATCACCCAGGCACAGGTCCGCGAGATCGCGGAGACCAAGATGCCTGATCTGAACGCGAACGACATGGATGCCGCGGCGAAGATCGTCGAGGGCACCGCTCGTTCCATGGGCATCACGGTGGAGGGCTGACGACATGGGTTTCCGTAGCAAGGCATACAAGAACGGTGCGGCCCTGATCGAGGCCGGCCGTGCATACTCCCCGCTCGACGCGCTGCGTCTGGCGCAGAAGTCCTCCCCCGCGAAGTTCGATGCCTCGGTCGAGGTCTCGATGCGCCTGGGCGTGGATCCCCGCAAGGCGGACCAGATGGTGCGCGGCACCGTCAACCTGCCCAACGGCACCGGCAAGACCGCCCGCGTCATCGTCTTCGCGACCGGTGCGCAGGCCGACGCCGCCCGCGAGGCCGGCGCCGACGAGGTCGGCGACGACGACCTGATCGAGAAGGTCGCCGGCGGCTGGACCGACTTCGACGCGGCCGTGGCCACGCCGAACCTCATGGGCAAGGTGGGCAAGCTGGGCCGCGTGCTCGGCCCCCGCGGCCTCATGCCGAACCCCAAGACCGGCACCGTCACCATGGACGTGACCAAGGCCGTCTCGGACATAAAGGGCGGCAAGATCGAGTTCCGCACCGACCGTGCAGCCAACCTGCACTACATCGTCGGCAAGGTCTCGTTCTCCGACACCAATCTGGTCGAGAACTACGTCGCCGCGCTCGATGAGATCCTGCGTCTCAAGCCGTCCTCCTCGAAGGGCCGCTACATCGAGAAGATCACCGTGTCCACCACCATGGGCCCGGGCATCCCGGTCGACGTGAACCGTACGCGCAACCTCCTCGAGGACACCGACGAGGCCTGAGCCTCCCGGCCCCCAGAGGGTGCATCACGACGCCCCGTCCACCATCCGGTGGGCGGGGCGTCGTCATGCTCAGGGCGTGCGGTGCGGTGCCGGGGCTCCAGCCGGAGCGTGCCCCTGCCTGGTGCCCCGCTGTTGTGCGCTGTGCTTCCAGCTCTGGAAGCACAGCGCACAGTCGCGTCCCCGGGGCGGGGATGTCGCACAATCTTGTCCCCGGGGCGGGACTCTGAAGGGCACGCGTCCGGAGGGTGAGGTTCCGGACCATCGGGGTTCCGGGCGTGCGGCGCGGCGCCGGCGGCTACGGTGAGCCGGTGACCGATCTCCTCGAGCTGACCCGCACCGACCTGACCGCGGAGGAGCTCGTGGTGTCCGCGGGGGAGATCCTCGCCCGGTACGACCACCTCACCCAGGACTCGGGGAACGTCTCCTGGCTGGTGAGGACCCCAGGGGCGGATCTCTTCGTCAAGACGGCAGGGACCCGGGCGCCGACGCCCGCCGGAGCGGCTGTCCCGTATCTCGACCACGCCGGTCGCCTCGGGCTGCTGCGCTCCGCCGTGGAGATCGCGCGCAGCGTCGACCACCCTGTCCTCGCCCGGCTGCGCACCGTGATCGAGACGGCCGACGGCCCCGCCCTCGTCTACGACCGGGCGCCCGGCGAGCTGGTCGGAGCGCCCTCCGCGCAGCGTGCGGATCCGACGTCGACGTACCGACGTTTCGCCGCAGCCACGGAGGAGCTCAGGCTGGCGGTCTTCGATCAGCTGCTCGATGCCCATGTCGCCCTGGAATCCGCCGGATGGGTGGCCTGCGATCTGTACGACGGGTGCCTCATGGTCGACCTGGCCACAGGGCATCTGACCCTGATCGATCTCGACACCTACCGGCGCGGCGCCTCCACCAACGAGATGGGCCGAATGTTCGGCGCGAGCAGGTTCATGGCTCCCGAGGAGTTCGAGCTGGGCGCTCCGCTGGATGCGCGCACCACCGTGTTCACCCTCGGCCGGATGGTGCGACATTTCGGGACCGGCCTGAGCGAGGACCTCGCGGACTTCTGCGGGGGAGCGGAGACCGCCGAGGTCATCGAGCGAGCGACGTGTCCGGCACGGGCGGAGCGCTTCGGCACCGTCCGCGAGCTCGCCACGGCGTGGACCGCGAGCCGATCCTCGATGCGGTGAGGCGCGCCGGGTGAGGATCTGAGCGATGTGACGCAGAACGCCGCCCGCGCCATGGCGCCATCGCACCGCTCTGGTCTACTCTGGACCTACCGAAGACCGCCGGTCGTCGTCCTCGACCTCGAGGATGATCGAAGAAATCCCTCCGGGATGGCCTGCGCAGGTGAAGAAGCGACCCTCGTACGGTCGTGCCCGTCCGGCCCTGGCCGGTGCGGCTCCCGTGCGATCGAGGCCTCGACACTTGCGTGTCGAGGCCTTTTCCGTTCCTGGGACGCCTTCACCCGGTGGCGAGAGACCTCTGGAAGGAGGGCCATGGCGAACCCCGAAAAGGTCGACGCCGTCGCCGAGATCGTGGACCTGTTCCGCGATTCCGACGCCGCCGTCATCACCGAGTATCGCGGGCTCAGCGTGGGGGAGCTCAAGGAGCTCCGCCGCTCGCTGGGTTCCGAGACGACCTACGCCGTGGTGAAGAACACGCTCACGGAGATCGCCGCCCGCGAGGCCGGCATCGACGTGTTCGACGGCACGCTCAGCGGGCCGACCGCTATCGCCTTCATCAAGGGCGAGCCGGTGGAGCCTGCGAAGGCTCTGCGTGACTTCGCCAAGACCCACGAGAACCTCGTGGTCAAGTCCGGCTACTTCGAGGGCAAGCTGCTCTCGAAGGAGGACGTCCAGAAGCTCGCGGACCTCGAGTCCCGCGAGGTCCTGCTGGCCAAGGCAGCCGGCGCCATGAAGGCGTCGATGTCCAAGGCCGCCGCAGTGTTTGCGGCGCCGCTGTCCAAGACGGCGCGCACCGTGGACGCGCTGCGGGCAAAGCAGGAGGCCGCCTGAGCCTCGGCTCACGGCTTCCGCACCACAGCCTCAGCGCTGTCCCCCGACGGCTCCCCATGGAGCGGTCGGACCGAAAGACCTGGCGCGCATGCGCCGCCTGACACCGCAGGGACGCAGGTCCCACCAACAGGAAGGATTGCCACCATGGCAAAGCTCAGCAACGACGAGCTCATCGAAGCTTTCAAGGAGATGTCCCTCATCGAGCTCTCTGAGTTCGTGAAGACGTTCGAGGACGTCTTCGACGTCACCGCCGCCGCCCCCGTGGCCGTGGCTGCTGCCGGTGGCGCTGCCGCCGGTGGCGAGGCCGCCGCCGAGGAGGAGAAGGATGAGTTCGACGTCATCCTCGAGTCCGCCGGTTCCGCGAAGATCGCCGTCATCAAGGAGGTGCGCGGCCTCACCTCCCTCGGTCTGAAGGAGGCCAAGGCGCTCGTCGACGAGGCCCCCAAGGCCGTCCTCGAGGGTGTCAAGAAGGACGACGCCGAGGCTGCCAAGGCGAAGCTCGAGGAGGCCGGCGCGACCGTCTCCGTCAAGTGATCTCCGGCGCACGCTGAGGCGCGCGCCTGATCCGACGGCAGTCGCACTGCTCCTGAAGGGCCGTCCCGCATCTGCGGGGCGGCCCTTCTGCATGCCCGGGAACGGGAGCCGCTCGCGAGGACGCGGGCGCCGCCGCCTGCGCCGGGTCGCCGTGCGGCCCGGGGCGCATCGGGGCTCCGGCGCTGCCAGCGCCGCTGAAGACGCCGGCGCAGAAATCACGGATCTGCCTCTGACGTGCCGCGACACACCGGGGGAGGGGCCGCCTACTTGACTCACGGAGCATTTCCCACCATCCTTCTGTGCGTACGGAGCTGTTCCTGTCGCAGGTTCCCGGTGTGAAGTCCCCGCCGGGCCGGTCGAGTCAGACAGGCAGGAGAGCCCGGGAGAACACCCGCGCCAGGCATATAGCGGCCGACGCGGATGGGCTGGTCGCCCCCGCGGCCCTTGCGCCCATCCGCGATTTCTTGTATGCTCGTTCCTTGCGCCGTGTGCCTCCCGTCGGATCTGCCGCACCGTTCTTCATCGGACCTGCTCCACTGCCCTGATGGGTCGTTCACCGCGCCTGGGATTCCGTCATCGGCCTGTGGAAGGACCCCCCTTGGCTGCCTCGAGCACCGATCGCACCACTGACATCGCACTTCGCACCGCTTCGCCTCGCGTCACCTTCGCGAAGCTCGGCGACCCCATCGAGGTCCCGGATCTGCTGAGTCTGCAGACCACCTCGTTCGACTGGCTGCTCGGGAACGAGCGCTGGCAGGAGCGTGCCTCTGAGGCCGCCGCCGCCGGTCGTGAGGACGTCCCGCAGACCTCCGGTCTCGCGGACATCCTCGAGGAGATCTCCCCGATCGAGGACTTCGCCGGCAACATGTCGCTGTCCTTCCGCGACCACACCTTCGACGACCCGAAGTACACGGTCGACGAGTGCAAGGACAAGGACCTCACCTACGCCGCTCCGCTGTACGTCATCGCGGAGTTCATGAACAACGAGACCGGTGAGATCAAGACCCAGACGGTCTTCATGGGCGAGTTCCCGCTCATGACCGACAAGGGCACGTTCATCATCAACGGCACCGAGCGTGTCGTCGTCTCGCAGCTGGTCCGCTCCCCGGGCGTGTACTTCGAGGAGTCCATCGACAAGACCAGCGACAAGCACATCTTCTCGACCAAGGTCATCCCCTCGCGCGGTGCCTGGCTCGAGTTCGAGGTCGACAAG is part of the Brachybacterium ginsengisoli genome and encodes:
- the rplK gene encoding 50S ribosomal protein L11 → MAPKKKIASVIKLQIQAGQATPAPPVGPALGAAGVNMMEFVKAYNDRTADMRGNIVPVEITVYEDRSFTFITKTPPAAELIKKAAGLQKGSAVPHTDKVGKITQAQVREIAETKMPDLNANDMDAAAKIVEGTARSMGITVEG
- the rplL gene encoding 50S ribosomal protein L7/L12, whose protein sequence is MAKLSNDELIEAFKEMSLIELSEFVKTFEDVFDVTAAAPVAVAAAGGAAAGGEAAAEEEKDEFDVILESAGSAKIAVIKEVRGLTSLGLKEAKALVDEAPKAVLEGVKKDDAEAAKAKLEEAGATVSVK
- the rplA gene encoding 50S ribosomal protein L1 is translated as MGFRSKAYKNGAALIEAGRAYSPLDALRLAQKSSPAKFDASVEVSMRLGVDPRKADQMVRGTVNLPNGTGKTARVIVFATGAQADAAREAGADEVGDDDLIEKVAGGWTDFDAAVATPNLMGKVGKLGRVLGPRGLMPNPKTGTVTMDVTKAVSDIKGGKIEFRTDRAANLHYIVGKVSFSDTNLVENYVAALDEILRLKPSSSKGRYIEKITVSTTMGPGIPVDVNRTRNLLEDTDEA
- a CDS encoding serine/threonine-protein kinase codes for the protein MTDLLELTRTDLTAEELVVSAGEILARYDHLTQDSGNVSWLVRTPGADLFVKTAGTRAPTPAGAAVPYLDHAGRLGLLRSAVEIARSVDHPVLARLRTVIETADGPALVYDRAPGELVGAPSAQRADPTSTYRRFAAATEELRLAVFDQLLDAHVALESAGWVACDLYDGCLMVDLATGHLTLIDLDTYRRGASTNEMGRMFGASRFMAPEEFELGAPLDARTTVFTLGRMVRHFGTGLSEDLADFCGGAETAEVIERATCPARAERFGTVRELATAWTASRSSMR
- the rplJ gene encoding 50S ribosomal protein L10, whose protein sequence is MANPEKVDAVAEIVDLFRDSDAAVITEYRGLSVGELKELRRSLGSETTYAVVKNTLTEIAAREAGIDVFDGTLSGPTAIAFIKGEPVEPAKALRDFAKTHENLVVKSGYFEGKLLSKEDVQKLADLESREVLLAKAAGAMKASMSKAAAVFAAPLSKTARTVDALRAKQEAA